A genome region from Choloepus didactylus isolate mChoDid1 chromosome 12, mChoDid1.pri, whole genome shotgun sequence includes the following:
- the TEX30 gene encoding testis-expressed protein 30, with translation MSHTEVKLKIPFGNKLLDAVCLVPNKSLTYGIILTHGASGDMNLPHLMSLASHLASHGLFCLRFTCKGLNIVHRIKAYKSVLNYLKTSGEYKLAGVFLGGRSMGSRAAASVMCHIEPDDADDFVRGLICISYPLHHPKQQHKLRDEDLFRIKDPVLFVSGSADEMCEKNLLEKVTQKMKAPNKIHWIEKANHSMAVKGRSTNDVFKEINTQILFWIQEITEMDKK, from the exons ATGAGTCATACAGAG gttaaattaaaaataccttTTGGAAATAAGTTGCTAGATGCTGTTTGTTTGGTACCTAACAAGAGCTTAACATACGGAATAATTCTTACACATGGAGCATCAGGAGATATGAATCTTCCTCATTTGATGTCACTGGCATCCCATCTTGCATCTCATGGTCTTTTTTGCCTGAGATTTACCTGTAAAGGCCTTAATATTGTGCATAGAATTAAGGCATATAAATCAGTTTTG AATTACCTAAAGACCTCAGGAGAATACAAACTTGCAGGTGTTTTCCTTGGAG GTCGTTCAATGGGTTCAAGAGCAGCTGCTTCTGTAATGTGTCATATTGAgccagatgatgctgatgattTTGTTCGAGGTCTCATATGTATTTCTTATCCACTGCACCATCCAAAGCAGCAGCACAAACTCAGAGATGAAGATCTCTTTCGTATAAAAGATCCTGTACTGTTTGTGTCAGGCTCAGCAGATGAAATGTGTGAAAAG aacTTGTTGGAGAAAGTGACACAGAAAATGAAAGCTCCTAATAAAATCCACTGGATTGAGAAGGCAAATCATTCCATGGCAGTAAAAGGGCGGTCAAcaaatgatgttttcaaagaaataaatacacagaTTTTGTTTTGGATCCAAGAAATCACTGAAATGGACAAGAAATAA